One segment of Mycolicibacterium sp. YH-1 DNA contains the following:
- a CDS encoding peptidase encodes MSRTTLDGARESVSGGKRWVCVVIALSVAVLTACSPALQGEAKSILWNPDNVGGLPLTDGPSGIRSDAPDPEGRVAYSDGGSVDRLGMLAVNDAEEFWRANYSPTLEGTFAPVENYASWDSNDPNGPELCGQNGYKSPNAFFCYPLDLMAWDRGVLLPIGQKYFGDLSVASVIAHEYGHAVQDMADIVDRSDPTVIGEQQADCFAGTYIRWVAEGKSPRFELNTGEGLTKVLASILTSRDPVWNEEDQEMVTEGHGTALDRVTAFQMGFVEGVSACARIDLEEIETRRGDLPILLGTDDSGADQTGEVPINQKLVDTLIGQLNRQFTPTTPPTVSTQPAAQPCPDAKPTLVASYCPSTNTITVDMPAMQKFGAVADIEQGVLVQGDNTAISVLISRYVLALQHERNASLDDAAASLRTACLTGFAQRNMVEVEPLPSGSSITLTAGDMDEAVAGLLNNGLVASDVDGETVPAGFSRIMAFRSGLLDTDGDACYTRFP; translated from the coding sequence GGTGAGGCGAAGTCAATCCTGTGGAACCCCGACAACGTTGGCGGATTGCCCCTCACCGATGGACCCAGCGGAATCCGTTCGGACGCACCGGACCCCGAGGGCAGAGTCGCCTACTCCGACGGTGGTTCAGTAGACCGGTTGGGAATGCTCGCGGTCAACGATGCCGAGGAGTTCTGGCGGGCGAATTACAGTCCCACCCTCGAAGGCACATTCGCGCCGGTCGAGAACTACGCCTCGTGGGATTCAAACGACCCCAACGGACCGGAACTGTGCGGACAGAACGGATATAAGAGTCCCAACGCGTTCTTCTGCTATCCCCTGGACCTGATGGCCTGGGATCGCGGTGTGTTGTTGCCGATAGGACAAAAGTACTTCGGCGACCTCTCAGTCGCGTCCGTCATCGCTCACGAGTACGGCCACGCCGTACAGGACATGGCCGACATAGTCGATCGGTCTGACCCCACTGTCATTGGGGAACAACAGGCCGACTGCTTCGCGGGCACCTACATCCGTTGGGTCGCCGAGGGGAAATCGCCACGATTCGAACTCAATACCGGCGAAGGGCTGACCAAGGTCCTCGCCAGCATCCTCACGAGTCGAGACCCCGTGTGGAATGAGGAAGACCAGGAGATGGTGACCGAGGGGCACGGCACGGCGCTGGATCGCGTCACCGCCTTCCAGATGGGGTTCGTCGAGGGCGTATCGGCCTGTGCTCGAATCGATCTCGAGGAGATCGAGACACGTCGAGGTGATCTTCCGATATTGCTCGGCACTGACGATTCCGGCGCCGATCAGACCGGTGAGGTGCCGATCAACCAGAAACTCGTCGACACGCTCATCGGACAGCTCAATCGCCAGTTCACTCCAACGACCCCGCCGACGGTGTCCACTCAGCCCGCGGCGCAACCCTGCCCTGACGCCAAGCCGACCCTGGTCGCGTCTTACTGTCCGTCCACCAACACGATCACAGTCGACATGCCGGCGATGCAGAAGTTCGGAGCGGTCGCCGACATCGAGCAGGGCGTGCTGGTCCAAGGTGACAACACCGCGATATCGGTGCTGATCTCCAGATACGTGCTCGCGCTTCAACACGAGCGCAACGCCTCGCTGGACGACGCGGCTGCCAGCCTGCGCACGGCCTGCCTGACTGGATTCGCCCAGCGCAACATGGTCGAGGTCGAGCCGTTGCCGTCCGGATCAAGCATCACTCTCACCGCCGGCGACATGGATGAGGCGGTGGCCGGTCTACTCAACAACGGTCTGGTCGCCAGTGACGTCGACGGCGAGACCGTTCCGGCGGGCTTCAGTCGCATCATGGCGTTCCGGTCAGGGCTGCTCGACACCGATGGCGACGCCTGTTACACCCGATTCCCCTGA